One Verrucomicrobiota bacterium JB022 genomic region harbors:
- a CDS encoding DNRLRE domain-containing protein, whose product RIGCFAGINDSRLINATASNCLDTLPRIPTAYLCRCPGKGLFQQGAKNRIYIHGRICINYKWLKIFLDGVSIATTSSLNINLGGLASGTSYAVTVRAVDTAGNLSAASAALGVTTYGTADVTPPSVPAGLAASSITTSSFTLSWTASTDDTAVSFYEIFLNGTAVGTSTTPSTTIGNLNPLITYSVAVRAFDSAGNASALSSPLSVTTSAPSGNQITLYSSDDAFVQAGSNANTNYGSADNLAVKNQGPTDAQTRASFLKFPLPSTTTGYIQTAVLKLTVKSSKDNQIHHLRAVNSDAWTENTITWNTRPATGATLDSISGSASAESVVAFDVSAQAIAEQSGDGLLSLSIDANNNDFSSYYSKEAANPASHPVLEITLSSVAPPTAPSNLSASNVTSTSFSLSWAAPSSSVGVAGYEIFLDGGSAGTTTGTSATISALAANTTYAVTVVAVDTNGTPSAASTSLSVTTAGSSGGSTFYLTPSHDAFVQAGGYGNNNYGSADNLAVKYQGPTDEQTRESYLRFDLSSLGTGTVVSAALRLTVKNSKDNQTHTLRYVSDDSWTENALTWNNRPIASTVLDSVPGSTAAGSVVSFDVTSQVAAELNGDGSLSFAIAANNSDFSNYYSKEASDPALIPSLEVVFATSPTP is encoded by the coding sequence GCGGATCGGATGCTTCGCCGGAATCAACGACTCCAGGTTGATCAACGCCACCGCATCCAACTGTCTCGACACCTTACCGCGCATACCCACAGCTTATCTATGCCGCTGCCCCGGAAAAGGACTTTTTCAGCAGGGTGCTAAAAACCGCATCTATATTCACGGGCGCATATGCATTAATTACAAATGGTTGAAAATCTTCCTGGATGGCGTGTCGATCGCGACCACCAGCAGCCTGAATATCAACCTCGGCGGGCTCGCTTCCGGCACTTCTTATGCCGTGACGGTTCGTGCGGTCGATACCGCCGGTAATCTCTCCGCCGCCAGCGCCGCCCTTGGTGTCACCACCTACGGCACGGCAGATGTCACGCCTCCTTCCGTTCCTGCCGGTCTTGCGGCCTCCTCCATCACCACTTCTTCGTTTACGCTGTCGTGGACTGCATCGACCGATGACACCGCAGTCTCCTTCTACGAGATCTTCCTCAACGGCACCGCGGTGGGCACCTCAACGACTCCTTCGACTACGATCGGCAACCTCAACCCGCTCATCACTTATTCGGTGGCGGTTCGTGCCTTCGACTCCGCTGGAAACGCCTCGGCTCTGAGCAGCCCTCTCTCCGTCACAACCAGTGCACCTTCAGGCAACCAGATCACACTTTATTCTAGTGACGATGCCTTTGTGCAGGCAGGTTCGAATGCCAATACCAACTATGGATCTGCGGATAACCTCGCCGTGAAAAACCAGGGACCTACCGACGCACAGACGCGTGCATCTTTCCTCAAGTTCCCCCTGCCCTCCACGACCACAGGCTATATCCAGACGGCAGTGCTCAAGCTCACCGTCAAGTCCAGCAAAGACAACCAGATCCACCACCTTCGGGCGGTGAACAGCGACGCCTGGACCGAAAACACCATTACCTGGAATACCCGACCTGCCACCGGCGCCACCCTCGATTCCATATCTGGCTCAGCGTCAGCCGAAAGTGTTGTGGCCTTTGACGTCTCCGCTCAGGCGATTGCGGAGCAAAGCGGCGACGGCCTGCTCAGTCTCTCCATCGATGCCAACAACAACGATTTCTCCAGCTATTACTCAAAGGAAGCTGCAAATCCCGCTTCGCATCCTGTGCTGGAGATCACCTTGAGTTCTGTGGCTCCGCCTACTGCCCCTTCGAACCTCTCAGCCTCCAACGTCACGAGCACCTCGTTCAGCCTATCATGGGCTGCCCCCTCCAGCAGCGTAGGAGTAGCGGGCTACGAAATCTTCCTCGACGGCGGCTCGGCCGGCACAACCACCGGCACCAGCGCAACTATCTCCGCGCTCGCGGCCAATACCACCTATGCCGTCACCGTCGTTGCGGTTGACACCAACGGCACACCGTCTGCCGCCAGTACCAGCCTTTCGGTAACTACGGCAGGCTCTTCGGGAGGAAGCACCTTCTACCTTACACCCAGCCACGATGCCTTTGTGCAGGCAGGCGGATACGGCAACAACAACTACGGGTCCGCCGATAACCTGGCGGTAAAGTATCAGGGGCCCACCGATGAACAGACACGTGAGTCTTATTTGCGCTTCGACCTGTCGTCCTTGGGAACGGGGACTGTAGTCAGCGCGGCACTTCGGCTCACCGTCAAAAACAGCAAAGACAATCAGACTCACACGCTCCGATACGTCTCCGACGATAGCTGGACGGAAAATGCGCTGACCTGGAACAACCGGCCAATTGCCAGCACAGTGCTGGATTCGGTCCCTGGTTCTACCGCAGCCGGTTCAGTGGTCTCGTTTGACGTCACTTCCCAAGTAGCAGCCGAACTAAACGGTGATGGTTCTCTCAGCTTCGCGATTGCAGCCAACAACAGCGACTTCTCGAACTACTACTCGAAGGAAGCATCTGACCCTGCCCTCATCCCCAGCCTTGAGGTCGTGTTCGCCACATCGCCAACCCCATAA